The Leptospirales bacterium genome has a window encoding:
- a CDS encoding thioredoxin domain-containing protein, with amino-acid sequence MLIQDRSKQLARLAAILGLLAAVAGIVLAVMLAGKHSGFIQSDLGCTIDGQDGCKNLGASPDSRIFFGRGPHIAWFGLFFYLSLGGLFLRILLCPPDRRAALAGLLLAMTVFGTVYDGFLAYKNLFVFEVPCQLCIYTYFATLVALLGAALLAFDFRQSPAMLAAGEVLRAALRAWYVFAAAFLICLGLALYFTVALRIDAAGGEGRDSRGGIPLLGVERRAGIIAEHEALPIAPQLNVNGLTQFEGPANAPIVIQEFADFRCPHCYHASEELRYLQQRWPDRLRVYYRHFPLDATCNPQVSQSRGGYSCNGAQAALCASEQNIFPKIYHGIFNFQATEQNIGLRELENLTVSAGGSWPRLLQCMGSAATQQRLNRDLADALAVKVEATPTLIIQGRLFRGAPPIEWITAVIDALVLQKEGAAAEADFAARNPL; translated from the coding sequence ATGTTGATCCAGGATCGTTCGAAACAACTGGCGCGTCTCGCCGCCATCCTTGGCCTGCTGGCGGCTGTAGCCGGCATTGTTCTGGCAGTCATGCTGGCCGGCAAACACAGCGGCTTCATTCAATCAGATCTTGGCTGCACCATCGATGGTCAGGACGGCTGCAAAAACCTGGGCGCCAGTCCGGACTCCCGTATCTTCTTTGGTCGCGGCCCGCACATCGCCTGGTTTGGATTGTTTTTCTACCTTTCGCTGGGCGGCCTCTTCCTCAGAATCCTGCTCTGCCCCCCGGACCGTCGCGCCGCACTGGCCGGCCTGTTGCTGGCGATGACTGTCTTTGGAACGGTCTACGATGGCTTCTTAGCCTACAAGAACCTGTTTGTCTTCGAAGTTCCCTGCCAGCTCTGTATCTATACTTACTTTGCCACCCTGGTCGCGCTGCTGGGCGCTGCACTCCTGGCATTTGACTTTCGCCAGTCGCCTGCCATGCTCGCCGCAGGCGAAGTTCTGCGCGCGGCGCTGCGCGCCTGGTATGTTTTTGCGGCGGCGTTCCTGATCTGTCTGGGCCTTGCCCTCTACTTTACCGTAGCGCTAAGAATCGATGCAGCTGGCGGCGAGGGCCGCGATTCGCGCGGCGGAATTCCGTTGCTTGGCGTCGAACGTCGCGCGGGCATTATTGCTGAACACGAAGCGCTGCCGATCGCCCCGCAATTGAATGTGAATGGCCTAACTCAGTTCGAGGGACCAGCCAATGCACCGATTGTGATTCAGGAGTTTGCTGATTTTCGCTGTCCGCATTGCTACCACGCCAGCGAGGAGTTGCGCTATCTGCAGCAACGCTGGCCAGATCGCCTGCGCGTTTACTATCGCCATTTCCCGCTCGACGCTACCTGCAATCCACAGGTCTCGCAGTCGCGCGGCGGCTACTCCTGCAACGGCGCGCAGGCGGCGCTTTGTGCGTCGGAGCAAAACATTTTTCCAAAGATCTACCACGGCATCTTTAACTTTCAGGCGACGGAACAGAATATCGGGCTTCGCGAGCTCGAGAACCTTACGGTCAGTGCGGGCGGCAGCTGGCCGCGCCTGTTGCAGTGTATGGGGTCTGCTGCCACACAGCAGCGGTTGAATCGAGATCTTGCCGATGCGCTGGCAGTCAAGGTCGAGGCGACGCCAACATTGATCATCCAGGGGCGGTTGTTCCGCGGGGCGCCGCCCATCGAGTGGATAACCGCGGTTATTGACGCCCTGGTCTTACAGAAAGAAGGTGCGGCCGCAGAGGCTGACTTTGCGGCGCGCAATCCGCTCTAA
- the ribH gene encoding 6,7-dimethyl-8-ribityllumazine synthase, whose product MRLKEGALAALADHGVADDDVHLAHVPGAFELGPAARKLAGSGRYHAVICLGCVIRGATAHFDHVAGQAARLVAQAAYDSGVPVIFGVLTTDTIEQAIERAGTKAGNKGYESAVAAIELVNLYKKLG is encoded by the coding sequence ATGCGTCTGAAAGAGGGCGCGCTGGCGGCATTGGCTGATCACGGAGTGGCCGACGACGATGTTCACCTGGCGCACGTACCGGGGGCTTTCGAGCTGGGGCCGGCGGCGCGGAAACTGGCTGGTTCCGGCCGCTACCACGCGGTGATCTGCCTCGGCTGTGTGATCCGCGGCGCAACGGCGCATTTCGATCATGTTGCCGGACAGGCGGCGCGTTTGGTTGCGCAGGCAGCCTACGATAGCGGCGTGCCGGTAATCTTTGGAGTGTTGACCACGGACACGATCGAGCAAGCCATCGAACGCGCTGGAACCAAAGCGGGCAACAAGGGATATGAATCCGCAGTGGCCGCCATCGAGCTGGTCAATCTATACAAGAAGCTTGGCTGA
- a CDS encoding transcription antitermination protein NusB — translation MSVPPKRSGQKKHRNSHAREVALQALYQLDVVNADLDETLRLGWLNEPMDPQSRMHSDRIVRVCAARRAELDQAIRSLSHKDITQLSSVVRCVLRMGMAELDIAELPADIVLDDLLNLTRKYDGEDSVGFVNGILDAYLHRQQGEPA, via the coding sequence ATGAGCGTTCCTCCAAAGCGCAGCGGGCAGAAGAAGCATCGCAACTCGCACGCCCGTGAGGTGGCCCTGCAGGCGCTCTACCAGCTGGATGTCGTCAATGCCGATCTGGACGAGACGCTGCGACTTGGCTGGCTCAATGAACCGATGGACCCACAAAGTCGGATGCACTCCGATCGCATTGTACGTGTCTGCGCCGCCCGCCGCGCGGAGCTGGATCAGGCAATTCGCAGCCTTTCACACAAGGATATCACCCAGCTCTCCTCGGTAGTACGCTGCGTACTGCGCATGGGCATGGCTGAACTGGACATCGCCGAATTGCCGGCGGATATCGTCCTCGACGACCTGCTGAACCTTACCCGCAAATATGACGGCGAGGACTCCGTAGGCTTTGTCAATGGCATTCTGGACGCCTATCTGCATCGTCAGCAGGGCGAGCCGGCCTGA
- a CDS encoding tetratricopeptide repeat protein, producing MQNRFRLDEGGVEPERTIWALNDGAADETVLLDEPYARRRGSRRFRLIAFGGLALLLLLSIGAFVYFRFMREGAGDEANQREQAFQRLEETLQDRYYIPDGPFSPALNHAVELYRNLERDAARRAFDGVVTSASPDQEKAIALVYLAVMAMEQENLELARHHLLRALKYNREFIPALVNLAIVERKAGAMAEARGYAQQARELAPNDPKVALLLGNILAEGQDLNSAIGIYREGIASSPEEPLLYYNLALSLLRQQKYDEALLNFARAIEKAGASQIAVQSYAQMGQIYFYKGNLEMAADNLRKAAAMAPDNGRYRYNLGVVYLRMNRAQEAAAEFQRSLDAGVNDVSVYRALSRAFLQMRQPALATRALEKALYLNPDDSTTLFQLGDLYYDQRDLLKAADVFKRIVNTTPGDRNTEDALLKLAAVQMDLERSNEAIDTLERAAGLNPSNGKVYYLLGMVYDRAGRRALAVESWKKALNRGGAAVQLERSQERQIRLAMADVYRREGAYDMALAEFRKIAERNQQAPTIAEDAQLDLEVGKTYLDLRDFSNAARALERAAQAADASAEQRKEAYLRLAQAYAATGQSADLENARANANRAARLDPADQRARLLQASILVQTESLVDREKAIELLKEVAQSDVDAKTAAQAYNLLGVAYMKNGEYRRALGAFDQAVQLDPSNNEAYQNQRAAANAYERNL from the coding sequence GTGCAAAATCGATTCCGTCTCGATGAGGGCGGCGTTGAACCAGAACGGACCATCTGGGCGCTCAATGATGGCGCTGCCGATGAGACAGTCCTGCTCGATGAGCCCTACGCCCGTCGCCGCGGCAGCCGGCGTTTTCGCCTGATAGCATTTGGCGGTCTGGCCCTGTTGCTGCTGCTCAGTATCGGCGCCTTTGTCTATTTTCGATTCATGCGCGAAGGCGCTGGCGATGAAGCCAATCAGCGCGAGCAGGCCTTTCAGCGTTTGGAAGAGACCTTGCAGGATCGCTACTATATTCCCGACGGTCCCTTCAGTCCGGCGCTCAATCATGCAGTAGAATTGTACCGCAATCTGGAGCGCGATGCGGCGCGCCGTGCGTTTGATGGCGTCGTCACATCAGCGTCGCCGGACCAGGAAAAGGCCATCGCTCTGGTCTACCTGGCCGTTATGGCGATGGAACAAGAGAATCTGGAATTGGCCCGTCATCATCTGCTGCGCGCGCTCAAGTACAACCGGGAATTCATTCCAGCGCTGGTGAACCTGGCCATTGTCGAGCGCAAGGCGGGCGCCATGGCCGAAGCGCGCGGCTACGCCCAGCAAGCGCGCGAACTGGCCCCCAATGATCCAAAGGTCGCTTTGCTTCTGGGCAATATTCTGGCCGAGGGTCAAGATCTGAATTCGGCGATCGGCATCTACCGCGAAGGCATTGCGTCGTCGCCAGAAGAGCCTCTCCTCTATTACAATCTGGCGCTCTCCTTGTTGCGACAGCAGAAGTACGACGAGGCCTTGCTGAACTTCGCCAGGGCTATCGAGAAGGCCGGCGCCAGCCAGATTGCCGTGCAGTCCTACGCGCAAATGGGTCAGATCTATTTCTACAAGGGCAATCTTGAGATGGCAGCGGACAATCTGCGTAAGGCGGCCGCCATGGCGCCGGACAATGGACGCTACCGCTACAATCTGGGCGTCGTCTATCTGCGCATGAACCGCGCTCAGGAGGCGGCGGCGGAGTTCCAGCGCTCGCTGGATGCCGGCGTCAATGATGTCTCCGTCTACCGTGCGCTCTCGCGCGCCTTTCTTCAGATGCGGCAGCCAGCGCTGGCCACGCGCGCCCTGGAAAAGGCGCTCTACTTAAATCCCGACGATTCTACTACGCTCTTTCAGCTGGGCGACCTCTACTATGACCAGCGTGATCTTCTAAAAGCTGCAGATGTATTCAAGCGCATCGTCAATACCACGCCTGGCGACCGCAACACGGAAGATGCCTTATTGAAGCTTGCCGCTGTGCAAATGGATCTGGAGCGCTCCAATGAAGCCATTGATACCCTGGAGCGCGCCGCCGGACTGAATCCCTCCAACGGCAAGGTCTACTATTTGCTGGGCATGGTCTACGATCGCGCCGGACGTCGCGCCCTGGCGGTCGAATCGTGGAAGAAGGCGCTGAATCGCGGCGGCGCTGCAGTGCAACTGGAACGCAGCCAGGAACGACAGATCCGCCTGGCCATGGCCGACGTCTACCGGCGCGAGGGCGCCTATGACATGGCCCTTGCCGAGTTTCGCAAGATCGCCGAGCGCAATCAGCAGGCGCCGACGATTGCCGAAGACGCCCAGCTGGATCTGGAGGTGGGCAAGACCTACCTTGATCTGCGCGATTTCAGTAACGCAGCTCGCGCTCTGGAACGAGCGGCGCAGGCGGCGGATGCCAGCGCCGAGCAGCGAAAAGAGGCTTACCTGCGTCTGGCGCAGGCTTACGCTGCCACCGGGCAAAGCGCCGATCTGGAGAATGCGCGCGCCAATGCCAATCGCGCCGCTCGACTGGATCCGGCTGACCAGCGCGCCCGTTTGCTGCAGGCCTCCATACTGGTTCAAACGGAGTCGCTGGTCGACCGCGAAAAAGCGATCGAGCTGCTGAAAGAGGTGGCGCAGTCCGATGTCGATGCTAAAACGGCGGCGCAGGCCTACAATCTGCTGGGCGTAGCATACATGAAAAACGGCGAGTATCGTCGTGCGCTGGGCGCCTTTGACCAGGCCGTGCAATTGGACCCATCGAACAATGAGGCCTATCAGAATCAACGGGCGGCAGCCAACGCCTACGAGAGAAATCTCTAG
- a CDS encoding HEAT repeat domain-containing protein, protein MRPIRINGRQPTPTREISRAARRALYQTALVVSLFISASIALLPAELCAQNPNSDDLRSMLSSGGETRRRAIWYIQQIGADEVFPEAARLLVESDDYDDHRAVLNAMRGYGDRLEGAAPNWYLMLDDYINLDRPADILIQIIELAAAWKEHRLMPALTRLAQHPDESVRSAAFRGMASFANDLLIPTLLRLYSSDRAILKVYALEGMEQFPDSRLQKFILEALSSPSKSVRIYAAAALAAQSDAENQSQYLARQFGDDSDPEVRERIVELIGRYRWRRQSSIVARAMADDSPLVRGAALEASLLLEDRSLAIAIARQQERELDGTLKLRSIYCLLRLDSSGGGRGLAAMLTGDQDELVRAQAASAIGILNEREALGALLRALQDDANEHVRLEAAGALARLADGRSLGGLADSVRRENEVMSVRAAAAMAIAAIGNRESRQQLARLSSELPPGEMRRRVQNVLLRLRE, encoded by the coding sequence ATGAGGCCTATCAGAATCAACGGGCGGCAGCCAACGCCTACGAGAGAAATCTCTAGAGCAGCGCGAAGGGCGCTCTATCAAACGGCGCTGGTAGTTTCGCTTTTCATCTCCGCCTCAATCGCACTGCTTCCAGCAGAGCTTTGCGCGCAGAATCCAAATTCCGATGACCTGCGCTCGATGCTAAGCAGCGGCGGCGAGACCCGGCGGCGCGCTATCTGGTACATCCAGCAGATCGGCGCGGACGAGGTTTTTCCGGAGGCGGCTCGCCTGCTGGTGGAAAGCGACGACTACGATGACCATCGTGCGGTGCTCAACGCTATGCGCGGTTATGGCGACCGTCTGGAAGGCGCCGCTCCAAACTGGTACTTGATGCTGGATGATTATATCAATCTGGATCGACCCGCTGATATTCTGATTCAAATCATTGAACTGGCGGCGGCCTGGAAAGAACACCGGCTGATGCCAGCGCTTACTCGTCTGGCCCAGCATCCGGACGAGAGCGTACGCTCCGCCGCTTTTCGAGGCATGGCCAGCTTTGCCAACGACCTTTTGATTCCCACACTCTTGCGACTCTACTCTTCGGATCGCGCCATCTTGAAGGTTTACGCCCTGGAAGGAATGGAGCAGTTTCCAGATTCTCGATTGCAAAAGTTCATTCTCGAGGCTCTATCTTCGCCCTCCAAGTCGGTGCGCATCTATGCCGCCGCCGCACTTGCCGCACAGTCGGACGCCGAAAATCAAAGCCAGTACCTGGCGCGACAATTTGGCGATGATAGCGATCCCGAGGTACGCGAACGCATTGTCGAACTCATTGGAAGGTATCGCTGGCGTCGCCAGAGCAGCATTGTGGCCCGCGCCATGGCCGATGACTCGCCGCTGGTTCGCGGCGCAGCATTGGAGGCCAGCCTGCTGCTGGAGGATCGCAGTCTGGCGATTGCAATCGCCAGGCAACAGGAGCGTGAACTCGACGGCACCTTGAAGCTACGCAGCATCTACTGTCTGCTGCGCCTGGATTCGAGCGGCGGAGGACGGGGTCTGGCCGCAATGTTGACCGGCGATCAGGATGAACTGGTGCGCGCCCAGGCGGCCTCTGCCATCGGCATTCTCAATGAGCGCGAAGCGCTTGGCGCACTGCTGCGCGCTTTGCAGGATGATGCCAATGAACACGTACGACTGGAGGCGGCCGGCGCTCTGGCGCGCCTGGCTGATGGACGTTCGCTGGGCGGACTGGCCGACAGTGTGCGTCGGGAGAATGAGGTAATGTCTGTCCGTGCGGCAGCGGCCATGGCCATCGCCGCCATCGGAAATCGTGAATCGCGGCAGCAGCTGGCCCGCTTGAGCAGCGAGTTGCCCCCAGGAGAGATGCGTCGGCGCGTTCAGAACGTGCTACTCCGACTCCGAGAATAA
- a CDS encoding TIGR04282 family arsenosugar biosynthesis glycosyltransferase codes for MIRSCVLVFGRAPVAGRVKTRLAAIAGESVAVQAYRRLLAGALAAAAQLENSDFQFWSAEAGGEELLHPLLAPYPQCVLKQQRQGDLGVRMASALAEAAQSLADEDCLLLVGSDVPALRVEHLRQAQTALHESDLIFGPAADGGYYLIAMRAALARKDEKLQSLFDNVAWSQSATLDHQEQRAASLGLRTARTALLADLDVAADLIAARSIDEQAWRDLAPDIRVILPCLNERANLPAVLAPLLACGLFREIIVADNGSSDGSDLLAIELGARVTHCAERGYGAACLTALADIRQRGGCDWVVFCDADGADDPALLGPLLQPLWSGEYDFALIARDVQLSEAGALMPHARFGNWLACSLSALFFGRRFLDLGPFRALRWEALEQLRMDDRNYGWTLQMQLRAQRAGLRIVEIPAAYRRRRAGKSKVTSTLRGSVRAGLVILWTILRERFAAVR; via the coding sequence GTGATTCGTAGCTGCGTTTTGGTTTTCGGTCGTGCGCCCGTCGCCGGGCGCGTTAAGACGCGATTGGCAGCAATCGCCGGCGAAAGCGTGGCTGTTCAAGCATATCGGCGCTTGTTGGCTGGCGCCCTGGCCGCCGCCGCTCAGCTGGAGAATTCCGATTTTCAATTCTGGAGCGCGGAAGCGGGCGGCGAGGAGCTGCTGCATCCGCTGCTGGCGCCATATCCGCAGTGTGTGCTGAAGCAACAGCGCCAGGGAGATCTGGGCGTGCGTATGGCAAGCGCCCTGGCCGAGGCCGCTCAGTCGCTTGCCGATGAGGATTGCCTGCTGCTTGTGGGCAGCGATGTGCCGGCGCTGCGCGTTGAACACCTGCGCCAGGCTCAAACCGCATTGCACGAATCGGATCTGATTTTTGGGCCGGCGGCAGATGGCGGCTACTACCTGATTGCGATGCGCGCCGCTCTGGCCCGCAAGGATGAGAAGCTGCAGTCTTTATTTGACAATGTAGCCTGGTCGCAATCAGCAACGCTAGATCATCAAGAGCAACGAGCCGCCTCCCTGGGGCTGCGTACGGCGCGCACTGCACTTCTTGCTGATCTCGATGTGGCCGCCGATCTGATTGCCGCTCGCTCCATTGATGAGCAAGCCTGGCGCGATCTGGCGCCCGACATTCGCGTCATACTGCCTTGCCTGAACGAGCGCGCCAATCTCCCGGCAGTTCTGGCGCCGCTCCTTGCCTGCGGACTCTTTCGCGAGATCATCGTGGCTGACAATGGCAGCAGCGATGGCAGCGACCTTCTGGCCATCGAGCTTGGCGCCCGGGTTACACACTGTGCCGAGCGCGGCTATGGCGCCGCCTGTTTGACGGCCCTGGCGGATATCCGCCAGCGCGGAGGCTGTGATTGGGTAGTATTCTGCGACGCTGACGGCGCGGACGATCCGGCCTTGCTGGGGCCGCTGTTGCAGCCGCTCTGGAGCGGCGAATACGACTTTGCGCTGATTGCTCGCGACGTTCAGCTCTCGGAGGCGGGCGCATTGATGCCGCACGCCCGATTTGGAAACTGGCTGGCCTGCAGCTTGAGCGCGCTCTTTTTCGGCCGTCGCTTTCTCGATCTCGGTCCCTTCCGCGCGCTGCGCTGGGAAGCTCTGGAACAATTGCGCATGGATGACCGAAACTATGGATGGACGCTGCAGATGCAGTTGCGCGCCCAGCGGGCCGGACTGCGGATTGTTGAAATTCCCGCCGCCTACCGCCGTCGTCGCGCCGGAAAGAGCAAGGTGACATCGACGCTGCGCGGCAGCGTGCGCGCCGGTCTGGTGATTCTGTGGACCATTTTGCGCGAACGCTTTGCGGCAGTGCGCTGA
- a CDS encoding PaaI family thioesterase, translated as MMAARNSNLSFGSGQENPDGLQLKLTFDEDTRTVYGEYRCPPKFQSEDNTVHPGVLAVILDEIMAQINSAMNFDTTTGELTIRYLQPAMLGENLYLRGWFVKKNRRIVENRAEIENEIGKIVARGKGKYIEREDA; from the coding sequence CTGATGGCTGCCCGCAACAGCAACCTCAGCTTTGGTTCCGGTCAGGAGAATCCGGACGGGCTTCAGCTCAAGCTGACCTTTGACGAAGACACCCGCACGGTCTACGGCGAATACCGCTGCCCGCCCAAGTTTCAAAGCGAAGACAATACTGTGCACCCCGGCGTGCTGGCCGTAATCCTCGACGAAATCATGGCGCAAATCAACAGCGCCATGAACTTTGATACAACCACCGGCGAACTTACCATTCGTTATCTGCAGCCGGCGATGCTTGGCGAAAATCTGTATCTGCGCGGCTGGTTTGTTAAGAAGAATCGGCGCATCGTCGAGAATCGCGCCGAGATCGAGAACGAGATTGGCAAGATTGTCGCCCGCGGCAAAGGCAAGTACATCGAGCGCGAAGACGCTTGA
- a CDS encoding rhomboid family intramembrane serine protease, with product MQWLRRLPVTCFVSLLALGGLALFQYWRFSGGVEREDLLLSQWAFSMDGFWYERRIWQPLSYLFAGDNALRVVLQLFAFSLAAIILEPAQGSLRFVALCIASSAAGLGLFAVMAAPEQWVSGMDGILGGLLMVLAIYRPADRTLLFFAIPASAFLAAAALLAMDLALTGLAGGSPWAVLGGALGGFLYARFALQMRREELAWSAFRRRLAARKDKLRASEWQAPTGDRAATSTGNSQPGAVDSLKPDAARLDARRAALDQIRRSDAPAESGRPPADEAEKSKGATQAGTEGAPGDRQGGPKLRYDPAAGTFRLE from the coding sequence GTGCAGTGGCTGCGTCGATTGCCGGTAACATGCTTTGTTTCGCTGTTAGCCCTGGGCGGTCTGGCTTTGTTTCAATACTGGCGTTTCAGCGGGGGAGTTGAACGCGAAGATCTGTTGCTGTCGCAGTGGGCCTTCAGCATGGATGGCTTCTGGTATGAGCGCCGCATCTGGCAGCCGTTGAGCTACCTATTTGCGGGCGACAATGCCTTGCGCGTCGTGTTGCAGCTTTTTGCATTTTCTCTGGCGGCAATCATTCTGGAACCAGCCCAGGGTTCGCTGCGCTTCGTGGCGCTATGCATCGCATCCTCCGCCGCTGGCCTCGGGCTGTTCGCCGTGATGGCCGCGCCGGAGCAATGGGTCAGCGGAATGGATGGCATCCTTGGCGGACTATTGATGGTGCTGGCGATCTATCGCCCGGCAGATCGCACTCTGCTATTCTTTGCCATACCGGCCAGCGCCTTTCTGGCGGCGGCTGCTTTGCTGGCGATGGATCTGGCGCTTACTGGTCTGGCTGGCGGTTCGCCCTGGGCCGTACTGGGCGGGGCGCTGGGAGGATTCCTTTACGCCCGATTTGCTTTGCAAATGCGTCGCGAGGAGCTTGCCTGGTCCGCCTTTCGGCGGCGCCTGGCCGCAAGGAAGGATAAGTTGCGCGCCAGTGAATGGCAGGCGCCGACGGGCGATCGTGCGGCGACATCTACAGGCAACAGTCAGCCCGGCGCCGTTGACAGTCTCAAGCCGGATGCCGCTCGCCTTGACGCGCGCCGCGCCGCTCTGGACCAGATTCGGCGCAGTGACGCGCCAGCAGAATCGGGAAGGCCTCCGGCCGACGAAGCAGAGAAAAGTAAGGGCGCCACACAAGCAGGGACAGAAGGCGCGCCAGGCGACAGGCAGGGCGGACCGAAGCTACGCTACGATCCGGCGGCTGGCACATTTAGATTGGAATAG
- a CDS encoding STAS domain-containing protein has translation MKVKVITKGEVNIVRIEGAIKSGDEYNLAEKMEKYIKPGQAPKFIIDMKKVPFVNSAALGVFLNIYKHVDNLKGRLVFAGLNSDVENLMEITKLSSVFEIFRTVDEALESYDF, from the coding sequence ATGAAAGTGAAAGTTATTACGAAAGGCGAAGTCAACATTGTCCGGATTGAAGGAGCTATCAAATCCGGCGATGAGTACAACCTGGCGGAAAAGATGGAGAAATACATCAAGCCGGGCCAGGCGCCAAAGTTCATCATCGACATGAAAAAGGTGCCGTTTGTAAATTCCGCCGCCCTTGGCGTGTTCTTGAACATTTATAAGCATGTCGACAATCTCAAGGGCCGCCTGGTCTTTGCCGGACTCAATTCGGATGTCGAAAATCTGATGGAGATTACCAAGCTCTCCTCAGTCTTTGAAATTTTTCGCACCGTGGATGAAGCGCTGGAAAGCTACGACTTCTGA
- a CDS encoding UDP-glycosyltransferase family protein, which yields MNSDCPELEERIALALQPADNWRPADLSLSSHVFGCNSCLAEHQRLLGDRFTAAELATFPALEAQPALSVGQRIALLDYPLLVERRIAFRGDQAAVLYSGLIPLPESYVLLELAQISEVLTLRLEAGRKNGTPVEISLYNGDDLVEKSRLRQRLEWRLDGLTPGQYRIAFNESKILGFRVQG from the coding sequence ATGAACAGTGATTGTCCGGAACTGGAAGAACGGATCGCGCTGGCTCTCCAGCCGGCAGACAACTGGCGCCCGGCGGACCTCAGCCTCTCGTCCCACGTTTTTGGCTGCAACAGCTGCCTGGCCGAGCACCAGCGCCTCCTTGGCGATCGCTTCACGGCCGCTGAATTAGCAACGTTCCCGGCGCTCGAAGCGCAGCCGGCACTGAGCGTCGGACAACGCATTGCGCTACTGGACTACCCGCTGCTGGTGGAACGCCGCATTGCATTTCGCGGCGACCAGGCAGCAGTGCTCTATTCCGGGTTGATTCCGTTGCCTGAATCTTATGTCCTGCTGGAACTCGCGCAGATTTCGGAGGTCTTGACTCTGCGCCTGGAAGCCGGCCGGAAAAATGGAACTCCCGTGGAGATTTCGCTTTACAACGGAGACGATCTCGTGGAAAAATCGCGACTCAGGCAACGGCTGGAATGGAGACTCGATGGGCTGACGCCCGGCCAATATCGAATCGCATTCAACGAATCTAAGATCCTGGGTTTCCGCGTTCAGGGATGA
- a CDS encoding sigma-70 family RNA polymerase sigma factor, translating to MSGFRKTAPHGDLSDLPSAYWKNQDLNDLLAGVSDFFVRFVRARLSPEPDVVGEFYLYMQPRFSALMERYRARQDAPFRAYLAAYLRLEFRNFQRSQRSPLEYFLDTEFVEETIRAPDSEALAPAVYRDQEQVRKAVEDLPTECRLPLKLYHGFQLNLEDLRSVADCSTHPAAAASFLEKYHQRRAQAAIKSDQLQRSAIRLQRWKRAASDESIRGRWRQARQRVLQRLHTERGVLSVQEISELVGVSKSTIARRMERALNLMRQTLTGGICQAALAEELA from the coding sequence ATGTCCGGCTTTCGTAAAACAGCCCCGCACGGGGATCTCAGCGACCTTCCGAGCGCCTACTGGAAAAACCAGGACCTGAACGACCTCTTAGCGGGCGTTTCCGATTTCTTTGTCCGATTTGTTCGCGCTCGCCTGAGTCCGGAGCCGGACGTGGTCGGCGAATTCTACCTGTATATGCAGCCGCGCTTTTCTGCCTTAATGGAACGCTACCGGGCGCGGCAAGACGCGCCTTTTCGCGCCTATCTGGCGGCTTATCTCCGACTTGAATTCCGCAATTTTCAGCGAAGCCAGCGCAGCCCGCTGGAGTATTTTCTCGATACTGAGTTCGTCGAAGAGACCATCCGCGCTCCGGATTCGGAGGCTCTCGCACCCGCCGTTTATCGCGATCAGGAGCAGGTTCGTAAAGCCGTCGAGGACTTGCCAACCGAATGCCGACTGCCGCTCAAACTCTACCATGGCTTTCAGCTCAATCTGGAAGATTTGCGCAGCGTCGCCGATTGTTCTACTCATCCTGCGGCGGCGGCCAGCTTTCTGGAAAAATATCATCAGCGTCGCGCGCAGGCCGCGATCAAAAGCGACCAGTTGCAGCGCAGCGCCATCCGACTGCAGCGCTGGAAACGGGCGGCAAGCGATGAAAGTATACGCGGCCGCTGGCGGCAGGCGCGCCAACGCGTGCTGCAACGATTGCACACCGAACGCGGAGTCCTTTCCGTACAGGAGATCTCAGAACTGGTGGGCGTAAGCAAATCGACCATTGCGCGAAGAATGGAGCGAGCACTGAACTTGATGCGCCAGACGCTGACTGGCGGAATTTGCCAGGCCGCGCTGGCAGAGGAGCTGGCATGA